Proteins found in one Rhinolophus ferrumequinum isolate MPI-CBG mRhiFer1 chromosome 9, mRhiFer1_v1.p, whole genome shotgun sequence genomic segment:
- the LOC117026838 gene encoding cytochrome P450 4B1-like, whose product MQQTGSLDKVVSWTHQFPYAHQLWIGPFLGFLNIYEPDYAKAVYNRGDPKALDPYDFILPWIGNGLLVLHGPKWFQHRKLLTPAFHYDVLKPYVAVFASSTRAMLDKWEEKAREHKSFDIFCDVGHMALDSLMKCTFGKQDGGLGHRESSYYHAVYNLTVMTQQHLQEFLYHNDFIYWLTPHGRRFLRACQVAHDHTDQVIRERKAALQDAKEQAKIQNRRHLDFLDILLGTQDENEIKLSDSELRAEVDTFIFEGHDTTTSTISWFLYCMAWYPEHQDRCREEVREILGDRDSFQWDDLSKMTYLTMCIKESFRLYPPVPQVYRQLSKPVNFVDGRSLPAGSLISLHIYALHRNSSVWPDPEVFDPLRFSSENVTGRHPFAFMPFSAGPRNCIGQQFAMNEVKVVTGLCLLRFEFALDPSRPPIKSLQLILKSKNGIHLQLKPLGPNSGK is encoded by the exons ATGCAGCAGACAGGGAGCCTGGACAAGGTGGTATCCTGGACCCACCAGTTTCCTTATGCCCACCAACTGTGGATCGGACCATTTCTGGGCTTCCTGAACATCTACGAGCCGGATTATGCCAAAGCTGTGTACAACCGAGGGG ACCCCAAAGCCCTGGATCCGTATGACTTCATCCTCCCATGGATTG ggaaTGGCCTGTTGGTCCTTCACGGACCCAAGTGGTTCCAGCACCGCAAGCTGCTCACACCCGCCTTCCATTATGATGTGCTGAAGCCCTATGTGGCCGTGTTTGCCAGCTCCACACGTGCAATGCTG gacAAGTGGGAGGAAAAGGCTCGTGAGCATAAGAGCTTTGACATCTTCTGCGATGTGGGCCACATGGCGCTGGACTCACTCATGAAGTGCACATTTGGCAAACAAGACGGTGGCCTGGGCCACAG GGAAAGTAGCTACTATCATGCCGTTTACAATCTCACCGTGATGACACAACAGCACCTCCAGGAGTTCCTGTACCATAATGACTTCATCTACTGGCTCACCCCGCATGGCCGCCGTTTCCTGCGTGCCTGCCAGGTGGCACATGACCACACAG ACCAGGTCATCAGGGAACGGAAAGCAGCTCTGCAGGATGCGAAAGAGCAGGCGAAGATCCAGAACCGAAGGCACCTGGACTTCCTGGACATTCTCCTGGGGACTCAG GATGAAAATGAGATCAAGCTGTCAGATTCAGAGCTCCGGGCTGAGGTGGATACGTTCATATTCGAAGGCCATGACACTACCACGAGTACCATCTCCTGGTTTCTGTACTGCATGGCTTGGTACCCAGAGCACCAGGATCGCTGTCGGGAGGAGGTCCGTGAGATCCTCGGGGACCGGGACTCCTTCCAGTG GGATGATCTCAGCAAGATGACCTACTTGACCATGTGTATCAAGGAGAGCTTCCGCCTCTACCCACCTGTGCCCCAGGTGTACCGCCAGCTCAGCAAGCCTGTGAACTTTGTGGACGGCCGCTCTCTACCTGCAG GTAGCCTGATCTCTCTGCACATCTATGCCCTGCATAGGAACAGCTCAGTGTGGCCCGACCCTGAG GTCTTTGACCCACTACGCTTTTCCTCGGAGAATGTGACCGGACGCCACCCCTTTGCCTTCATGCCCTTCTCTGCCGGGCCCAG GAACTGCATCGGGCAGCAGTTTGCCATGAACGAGGTGAAGGTGGTCACGGGCCTCTGCTTGCTCCGCTTTGAGTTTGCCCTGGACCCCTCACGGCCTCCCATCAAGAGTCTCCAGCTAATCCTGAAGTCCAAGAATGGCATCCACCTCCAGCTGAAGCCACTGGGCCCCAACTCCGGCAAGTAG